Proteins encoded in a region of the Clostridium beijerinckii genome:
- a CDS encoding N-acetylmuramoyl-L-alanine amidase — protein sequence MNIKKKFTTFALAFAVVLSLIPGLSAQAATTDFKIISESKVTAKQAKSWAKSKGATDTFADLADLYFKYASEHGDVNPAIAYVQAAKETGYGNFGGVLDESYHNPCGLKNPSGGGDTDKNAHQKFESWDEGVQAHLDHLALYAGADGYPRKDTYDPRHFVTIKGKATTVNSLGGKWAPSATYGEEVNALYKNLMDYAGIDYPKDNGKTPDNQPSNASPNPATPESKPSAPNASDIITENKPQSANDTVDNSVSITSNIGWKYENGAWYYYKSDTTKAVGWIKPDKNWYYLNDEDGKMTTGWIKDNGTWYYIDKSGAMAKGWRQVDNNWYLLKDSGAMETGFQFDGSGLYYLNDSGAMATYNGWTKINNKWYYFEKSGKIKTGWFKENAKWYYLQGDGSMVTGLKNIDNKKYMFNDNGTMTTGWMKLNNYWYYFNTDGSMATGWIIDNGTYYYLYETGAMAKGWINLGGAWYYLKDSGTMATGWVTSNGDSYYLDTSTGRMVTNTTIDGFKIGSDGKKQSSSNQNDEDSSGNNTPTDQDDEDNSGNSPSAGSNSSNGKKTIVIDPGHDYGKDYGAESTIDGVTYSETVLNMQVADKLKTELQNRGYNVIMTRNLGEQPSYGSLVTSLTHRVDVANNANADFFISVHHNSAGETAKGVLTLYSSEAQDSKFGGKLDSNRIERSKQMATLINNNIANKLGLNNRGGQEQNLFVCRNTNIPAVLVEVGFITNKEEAARCADPTSQKKVAQAIAEVIAGNI from the coding sequence TTGAATATTAAAAAGAAATTTACAACATTTGCTTTGGCATTTGCAGTTGTATTAAGTTTAATTCCAGGATTAAGTGCACAAGCTGCAACTACTGATTTTAAAATAATTTCAGAAAGTAAGGTTACTGCAAAGCAAGCAAAAAGTTGGGCTAAATCTAAAGGAGCAACAGATACTTTTGCTGATTTAGCAGATCTCTACTTCAAATACGCATCAGAACATGGTGATGTAAATCCAGCAATCGCATATGTACAAGCGGCAAAAGAGACTGGATATGGTAATTTTGGTGGTGTTCTAGATGAAAGTTATCACAATCCATGTGGACTTAAAAATCCATCTGGTGGAGGCGATACTGATAAAAATGCACATCAAAAATTTGAAAGTTGGGATGAAGGTGTACAAGCACATTTGGATCATTTGGCTCTATATGCAGGAGCAGATGGATATCCAAGAAAAGATACGTATGATCCAAGACATTTTGTGACAATTAAGGGTAAAGCAACTACGGTAAATTCTTTGGGTGGAAAGTGGGCACCTAGTGCTACATATGGAGAAGAAGTTAATGCATTATACAAAAATTTAATGGATTATGCTGGAATAGATTATCCAAAAGATAATGGTAAAACTCCAGATAATCAACCATCAAATGCGTCACCAAATCCAGCAACTCCTGAAAGTAAGCCTAGCGCACCAAATGCATCTGATATTATTACAGAGAATAAACCTCAAAGTGCAAATGATACTGTAGACAATAGTGTTAGTATAACATCAAATATTGGTTGGAAGTATGAGAATGGAGCTTGGTATTACTACAAATCAGATACTACCAAAGCAGTCGGTTGGATTAAACCAGATAAAAATTGGTATTACTTAAATGATGAAGATGGTAAAATGACAACTGGCTGGATAAAAGATAATGGAACATGGTACTATATAGATAAATCAGGTGCTATGGCAAAAGGTTGGAGGCAAGTAGATAATAACTGGTATTTACTAAAGGATTCAGGTGCCATGGAAACTGGATTTCAATTTGATGGATCAGGATTATATTATCTAAATGATTCTGGAGCTATGGCTACTTATAATGGTTGGACAAAGATAAATAATAAGTGGTATTACTTTGAGAAAAGTGGAAAGATAAAAACTGGATGGTTCAAGGAAAATGCTAAGTGGTATTATCTTCAAGGCGATGGAAGCATGGTAACTGGTCTTAAAAATATAGACAATAAGAAGTATATGTTTAATGATAACGGAACCATGACTACTGGTTGGATGAAATTGAACAATTACTGGTATTACTTTAATACAGATGGTAGTATGGCAACAGGATGGATTATTGATAATGGAACTTACTATTATTTGTATGAAACCGGAGCTATGGCGAAAGGATGGATTAATCTTGGTGGAGCATGGTATTATTTAAAAGACAGTGGTACAATGGCGACAGGATGGGTTACATCTAATGGAGATTCGTATTACCTAGATACTTCAACAGGAAGAATGGTTACTAATACAACAATAGATGGATTTAAGATTGGCTCTGATGGGAAAAAGCAGTCTTCATCTAATCAAAATGATGAAGATAGTTCAGGAAATAATACTCCAACAGATCAAGACGATGAAGATAATTCAGGAAATAGCCCTTCGGCAGGAAGTAATTCTTCAAATGGTAAAAAGACTATAGTAATAGATCCAGGACATGATTATGGCAAAGATTACGGTGCTGAAAGCACTATTGATGGAGTTACTTACAGTGAAACAGTTCTAAATATGCAAGTTGCAGATAAGTTAAAGACAGAACTTCAAAATAGAGGATATAATGTGATAATGACGAGAAATCTTGGTGAGCAGCCTTCATATGGCTCATTAGTTACGAGTCTTACTCATAGGGTTGATGTTGCAAATAATGCTAATGCAGATTTCTTTATAAGCGTACATCATAATTCAGCTGGGGAGACAGCGAAAGGCGTTCTGACTCTTTATAGTTCAGAAGCCCAAGACTCTAAGTTTGGGGGAAAACTAGATAGCAATAGAATAGAAAGAAGTAAGCAAATGGCAACTCTTATAAATAATAATATTGCTAATAAGCTTGGCTTAAATAATAGAGGTGGACAGGAACAAAATTTATTTGTATGTAGAAATACCAATATACCAGCAGTTTTAGTTGAAGTTGGATTTATAACCAATAAAGAAGAAGCAGCAAGATGCGCTGATCCAACTAGTCAAAAAAAGGTAGCTCAAGCAATAGCAGAAGTTATCGCTGGTAATATTTAA
- a CDS encoding N-acetylmuramoyl-L-alanine amidase, which yields MKAIKRSTTLFFAFVIVLILIPITSVKAAITDIKIVSETKVTAKQAEQWAKSKGATDAFINLAKLYWKYSPEHGNVNPAVAYVQAAKETGYGKFGVVINESYHNPCGLKISAGGLDNDPNAHQKFNTWDEGVQAHLDHLALYAGVDGYPRSDSYDPRDFITIKGTVVTVNALGGKWAPSLTYGEEVNQLYNDLLVSAGIVSKSDNDTSKNSGSDNDSGKTVGTDKPQTNTTVPTGMEATKPIPASPDGSKGISSSIGWRFENGNWYYYNSDWSKVTGWIKPDGNWYYLYSDGSMAKGWSLLRGKWYYFKSSGAMQLGWIKDSNKWYYLQGDGSMITGFNLIDGRKYFLDSSGAMKTGWGSISGQWYYFNTDGSMLTGWIKPDGSWYYLYSNGVMATNWLQLNGTWYYLRSNGTMATGWILSGNAYYYLLPVSGAMAKNTVINGWQIGEDGKRGDRMPGSTNGKVIVIDPGHNFGGDDGAYSTNNGITYSERDLNMQVADKLKEKLEANGYTVIMTRKSSDREVLGVTQSLTNRVNIANNSRADLFISLHHNSADAESARGVEVYYSSRSQDESFGGGYSYDRLSKSMNIASSIASSLTNSTGAINRGAKDGNLFVCRNTTMPAVLVELGFITNTNEAKKCADSSYQDVEATAIANAVSTII from the coding sequence TTGAAGGCTATTAAGAGATCGACTACATTATTTTTTGCTTTTGTGATAGTTTTAATATTAATTCCTATTACTAGCGTAAAAGCTGCTATCACTGATATTAAGATAGTATCAGAGACGAAAGTAACAGCAAAACAGGCTGAACAATGGGCTAAATCAAAAGGTGCAACAGATGCGTTTATTAATCTGGCAAAGTTATATTGGAAGTATTCGCCAGAGCATGGAAATGTTAATCCAGCTGTGGCATATGTGCAAGCTGCAAAGGAAACAGGCTATGGTAAATTTGGAGTAGTTATAAATGAAAGCTACCATAATCCATGTGGATTGAAAATAAGTGCTGGTGGATTGGATAATGATCCAAATGCTCATCAAAAATTCAACACATGGGATGAAGGTGTTCAAGCTCATTTAGACCATCTAGCACTTTATGCAGGTGTAGATGGATATCCAAGGAGTGATTCATATGACCCAAGGGATTTTATTACCATAAAAGGTACAGTAGTAACGGTAAATGCTTTAGGTGGAAAGTGGGCTCCAAGTCTTACATATGGAGAAGAGGTTAATCAATTATATAATGATTTATTAGTCTCAGCAGGAATTGTATCAAAATCAGATAATGACACTTCTAAAAATTCTGGTAGTGATAACGACTCAGGTAAAACTGTAGGAACTGATAAGCCTCAAACAAATACAACAGTTCCAACTGGAATGGAAGCAACCAAGCCAATCCCAGCATCGCCGGATGGTAGTAAAGGTATTTCTTCATCAATAGGTTGGAGATTTGAAAATGGAAATTGGTACTACTACAACTCGGATTGGTCTAAAGTTACTGGGTGGATTAAGCCTGATGGTAACTGGTATTACTTATATAGTGATGGAAGTATGGCAAAAGGCTGGAGTCTTTTAAGAGGAAAATGGTATTACTTTAAATCAAGTGGAGCAATGCAGCTTGGATGGATAAAAGATAGCAATAAGTGGTACTATCTTCAAGGAGATGGAAGTATGATTACTGGATTTAACTTGATTGATGGTAGGAAATATTTTTTAGATTCAAGTGGAGCAATGAAGACTGGATGGGGTTCAATTAGTGGACAATGGTATTATTTCAATACTGATGGAAGTATGCTGACTGGATGGATTAAACCAGATGGAAGTTGGTACTATTTGTATTCCAATGGAGTTATGGCGACAAATTGGCTTCAGCTTAATGGAACATGGTACTATTTAAGAAGTAATGGCACTATGGCAACAGGCTGGATTTTATCTGGAAATGCCTATTACTATTTATTGCCTGTTTCAGGAGCAATGGCTAAGAATACAGTTATAAATGGATGGCAGATAGGTGAAGATGGAAAAAGAGGAGATAGAATGCCTGGAAGCACAAACGGTAAAGTCATAGTTATAGATCCGGGGCATAACTTTGGCGGTGATGATGGCGCATATTCAACTAATAATGGCATTACATATTCTGAAAGAGATTTAAATATGCAGGTTGCGGATAAGTTGAAAGAAAAGCTTGAGGCAAATGGATATACAGTAATCATGACTAGGAAATCATCTGATAGAGAAGTCTTAGGAGTTACTCAAAGCCTTACTAATAGAGTTAATATAGCAAATAATTCAAGGGCTGATTTATTCATAAGTTTGCATCACAATTCAGCTGACGCAGAATCAGCAAGAGGAGTTGAAGTTTATTACAGCTCAAGATCACAAGATGAAAGTTTTGGTGGCGGATATAGTTACGATAGGCTTTCTAAAAGCATGAATATAGCTTCATCCATAGCATCATCTCTTACAAATAGCACAGGGGCTATAAATAGAGGTGCTAAAGATGGTAATTTATTTGTATGTAGAAATACTACAATGCCAGCTGTTTTAGTTGAATTAGGATTTATAACAAATACAAATGAAGCTAAAAAATGTGCAGATTCATCATATCAAGATGTAGAAGCAACAGCAATTGCTAATGCAGTTTCAACAATAATTTAA